The DNA segment CCTCTGCGATCCATTAGcttctaacaaaaaaaaaagaagttaattGGACCCTGACTGGGATAATAGTTAGACTGCATTTATTGCTAGTGCCAACTCAGAGACCAGATGCTGACTAACCAGGTGGTGACGAATCGGTTCCTTCGAAGGTCTCCAGAGTGCCGTTAAATGGGATTATAACGGAATTAGAGAAAAAGACTTATGGGCCTTTAAAGCCCAAAGCTAAAACGTCCCAGACTGAGGGATGTAAAAATCATCACGTACATCGAATGTTCATTAACAGATTTGATTTGTTACAACCCAAAACACAGCAATAAGAAAGCAAACATTTCAATCAAGCTATTTTGgggagagggagtgtgtgtgtgtgtgtgtgtgtggggggaggtcACCTTTACAGCAATTGCCAAtgcccccctgacccccccacacaaaaaCTTCACAATGAGCCCAGGAAATGTTGCTGCCAGCTCGGTTGAGCAAAAGCATCCACAGCAGATGGCAGCGCTTCGAATGCCGAGTTCAGGTACAGTCTTTGTGAGATGGCGCTCGGATCTAAAAAGGTGTCCCGCATGTCTACACACGTTCAGCACGTCACATGCACACGCCGCGCCAAGGCCGGTGAAGTTTCGTGGAAGCAACATGATTTTGGTAAAAATGTCCCaacttttagttttaaatttacatACAGAAGAGAGCGAGCAAAAGAACaactaaacaaagaaaaggtgaAAGAACGTGACCGGAGGTTTGGGGTCGAGCACCCCGGGGGATTTATTTCTAGGGCGATGCACTTGACCTTTAACATGTTGACATGCAAGGATGTCCACAAATTGGGGGATATTTTTTTTCCGGGCTTTTTAATTACCAGCAAAAACGtcaatgaaaaatgacaaaaagttcCCCACTGCATTtagaatttcattttaaaaaaaagaagaaaaaaaaatgttaacagaCTTTGCTTGTCATAGATGTATCAAGAGTCTGCGTGGTGTCATCAGCTACAGTCCATAAAGAGTAAATACAGTTTGgcaaaatgttatgaaaaaTGAACCATCTGTCTGAGTTGgccatttttctttctccacctcgggaaacacacacacacacaaaaaaaacaatatctttTCTCTTTACCAATCTCTTAAAAGTgactaataataaattaaagagGACCTTGAAGAGATCTGTTTAAAAGACTGCGTGTgtctatgtatatatttatatatatatttatatatctctATACGTGATGTGAAATAATAGTGTCCGGTTCGGATAGTTCAACGGGGGTTATTTCATTATGACGCCTGCACGCGAGCCCCCTTTTCCACGCAGCCTCGGGACGGGTGTTGGAAGGCTCACGCGTTGAACGGGGGGCTTGTGTTGGCGGgcggaggggtggtgaggatcTCCAAAGGTCCATTGTTATGCCTTGCCCTTCTCTACTTTGACAGCGTGGGGTTTGATGGCTCCAGAGCGCGCTGGTTTGGCGTGCCCTGTGGAGGGCGGGGGCTCCTGGAATTTGCTGGTCATGGCCCCGGATGTTATCTTGGCCTCCCCCACTGCCTTGCGTACTTCTCGCATGGTTTTGTTCTGCACAAAGACGACGGGAGAATTACCAAGAGCAGCACGTTGAAAACAAAACGTCGGTGCAGCAACACCGACAGCCCGAGGCCGATACTCAGCTTttagagaaaatgtatttattgcaaaCAGTGACAATTTTAATCATCTGCATAGTTAGTCACTATCAGCAGTTCATTTAAGATTTGTCTGGAAAAGCTatgtaatataaatacatttacaggGTCACAAATCCTGTCCATAGCATACTTTTACCGTGTTTACCATTAAATCCTGATGCATCATGAACATCACATACAGAAAGGCTTCAGAGATGACTGACACATTATTTTTAAGCAACTAACCCAACCTAAATTAACTAACTGGTTTTCactaaaaacatttcaatgccAAATTATCATTAAAAATTGAATTATCACTCTTACACTATACAACATTgttaatatgtattattattgataataaACAAGATGTTTGTTAGCGCTTGAATTAGGATGAATATTCAAGATGACTAGgtgaaacattttaataacaGTTTACTATATAAACACATCAATATTAACAATACACTACAAATGCATCCTACCAACTATAAATCTACACCTTCCAACGGCCACAATaacaaaatacacaacacaaGAAGCGCAaatagagaaaaagaaaatggatgaaaataaattacctatattTATAGTGGGTGGCTCACCTTCATGCCATCCTCTGGCCCTTTAGAGGGATCGGGCACCGAGGGAGGGGTGGAgtgggaaaggtcacggccaggattggggtaagggggggggcggatgatGACAGGCTTGTTGACCTGCATGACTGGTCTCTGAATGGGATTAGGGAAAGGGCCATTGGGGGGAGGGCGCATGTGCATCACCTGTTGGTCCCGGGAAAGGAGGAAGAACACAAATTAGCAGGcctttattgcatttcaaaaaGGGAATACCTTGCAGAATTTATGATTCATTAAGATTTTAGCTGCTGTATTTCAACTGTAAATTCTGTCGGGTGAGGAAAATGGGGATGCGTTCAACCAAGCATAAATTCAATTTAGAACCCTTAAAAAAGGTGAACCCTGGGCAATATTTTTCAGATGCAGGatgtacatacacatataacaaaacaaaaagaaatacctgctgaaaatgtgtcatttggCCCCCAGGACCAGAGGGCTTCCCACTGGGGCTGGCCGAACCAGgcctgaagaggagaggaagaaattaAAGTACATTGTTGCACCCATTTCCACAAGTGTGCCTTTGTGATTCACCGTCCCGCACTTGACGGCGTCGCCTGTTTTCTTGTACGCTCACCTGTAGGACCCTCCGGACATTCCTGGGGAATGATTGGGCTTGTCAGAAAACTGAAAGCCTTTCATTTCCATCTGTGAGCCCTGAGAATTGGAAGACGAGAAAGACATACAGTCAAACCCCAAAACAATTGTCCATCTTTGTACTAATCAATGAACAGAGCGCTATTTTTGGTGGAGCATCATCAGATCAGTAAGTCACACCTCTCGGCCGCCGGTCATGACCCCAGGCTGGGACCCGGGTGGCATCATCCGGCGTGGGCCCCCAACTGACAGGTTCTGTCCCTGCTGCAGCTGGATCGACTGCGGGAGGATGAGGTGCTGCTGAGCAGAGCCATAGCGCAGCTGAGAGCCGGGTAGGGGCATGGTCACCTGGCGAAAACAAGGACTTCAATGAAAATACGCTTCATCCAACGGTGGTCTGATGGCGCCATGAAGGCTTATGAAAAGGAATGTTAGTGTCTTCAGCAGCAGAGCTTGAGCAGCCCACCAACCTGGATGAGCTGAGAGTCCATTAGCTGGGAGGAACCCATACCGGGCCCCTGGTTCATCTGGCTGTCGTAGACCAGCTGCTGGCTACCATTCATAGGCTGATAGTGTGAGCCCGACTGTGACTTGACCATGTCGGAGGGCTGCATGCCGGGGAAAGCAGAGTAGGGCCCCTTGAGAGGCGCTCCACCTGACAGCACCATGGGGCTGGGCTGTGACAGGTTGGGGTGCATGTACACCTGGGATCTGAGGGGAACAAGACGCAGCAGAATAagcaaaaggaaaatatcaaaactACACGGTGGCGAGACAGATGACATGACCACGGTGAACTTAGGAAACTCCTTGATAGATTGAGGGGGCAGTACCTGAAGGGGGGAATAGAGTTGAACATCTCTTGGGACTGAGACACGGGTAGACCTCCACGAAGCCCCAACTGAGCCTGAGCCTGAAGAGACGTGTGCAACGAGATGGGAATCTGCTGGGCTGCAGCCGCCTGAATGGTTGAAGAAAAGTAACATGACAATTCTGCTACAACACAaacttctttgtgtgtgtgtgtgagtgtgagtggatGCTTATCTCTACCTGTTGGTAGGTCTGTTGCTGGGTCATGTTGGGGGGTACAAGGCGCGGCTGGCTAGGAAAAACGTGGCCATCCAGATACAACGGGGGAATATGATTACCTACGAAAAGGGAAAACCTTTCAGTTTCGTTCCACTCAAAGATGAAGCCTTCGTCAAATAGAGAAAATGAGCGTTACCTTGCATGGACATGGAGGGCGCTACTGACGCAACAGGCATCGGAGGCATGGAAACCCCCCCAAAGGAACTGTAGCTAACACCACTGGAGGAGCCAACGCTGCAGGCAGGCTGAGCTCCGGAAGAAATTCCGCCAGGGGAGCCCTGCTCGGGCAGGGACTGAGAGTTTTCCCACGCTTTGCGCGCCGACTCCAtctgaagagaaagaaacatgtttgtcttgctttaaatgttttcacaatATTCCTTTCCAGTCCGGAAAGGTGAAACTGACCATTATTCTTATTTGTTGTGAATCTATATATAGTTCTGTTCGAATTGAACTGGAATTTGAATACCTTGAGCGTGAGGTCAGCACTGGGGAAGGAGATGGGGTTGAGGTTGATGCCGGGCTGCAGGTGGGTGGAACGCAGCATGGTGATACTCTGATTGAGAGcagtctgttaaaaaaaaaaaaaggtttaggaTAAATCAGTCTGATGTTTACGTCTTCTGTTACTATTCCACTATTCCTccatttcataaaaaaaaacaaaaaaacctagATGCATTGTGCTGCACTGTGATGAAGATTGCCACATCTACCTTTGATGCCTTTGGATTGCTACTAGTTATTAAATACAGATCTATCCACTCACATTGGTAGAAAGTGCTTCCTGAAGCTTGTTGACAGGATTGGACACGGCGACCGGGGCGGAACCCGGCGGGAGGCTGAAATCAGAGTCTTTGGCACTGACCCCGAACTCGATGGGAGGCCCCGGCAGCACCGTGTCCACGTGGAGGTCCACGCCGTTGACCGGCGCTATCGGGTCACCTTCCAGGCGATCGACTCTCTCGGGCCCCTTGCGGTGCTTCAGGGAGCGTTCGTTTCCAATGGGCCCCGGCTTGTGCTGCTCCTTGGTCTGCTCGAGTCCAGCATCAGAGTCCTGGACACGGGCAAGACAAGGCGGGGTTTGGTTGCCGTTTTGCAATTTTGGAGACAACTTGTTATTTGAcgataatgaaaaaaaaggcaaaaactaaATAAAGTAGATCGAGAATATACGCAGTACAAGTTCCAATGAGCAGCCGGATTGTAGTACCTCAGAGTTGGGCTCGCTCCCAGTGTACGACACCTGTTTAGTCCACGAGTCCCCGCCTGAAGACTGCACTGATAGAGCTGAGAAGAACGAATTCAGTCAGTGGAGAACGCAAACAATGTGACATAACATAATTTCCCCTTCAAAGCCATAAAACCCCTTTACAACATTAAAACTAAGCAGTTCCTGTCAACTTAAGATTTGAGGAGAAACAGCTATATTCTGGtacaatgaaacaaagagaTGCTCTAAATCTGCTACCTGAGCTGTTGGTCTCCCAGATTTCAGTTCCCAGGTTGTTGGAAGACAGCCCTTCCTCCGGTTGCTCAATGCTCATGCTTCCCTGCTTTTTTGCAAATCGTGGCGGAATCTTGGATGCGATAGTCCTGTTCTTCAGCGGAACCTTGTAGAGCAAACAATGACACAGAAGCTTGAGAAGCTACACCCTAGATTTTATCCTCGGCGTGATGACAGAGCATATGCTGACTTACAGCAGACccctgctccttcctcctcctgtcgtCCTCCTGTGGGCGTCTTTGCTTCTTGACCAAGGCATCCTGGTATCCATCTGGATTTGAAACTGGTCCCGAGTCCCCCTCGACTACAAAAACAGATAGTTAATATTTCAAATTGATCGTGTATCAGTCTTTAGATTAAGATCAGCATCCATCCTAGAAACATAAAAAAGTAGCAGCACCAgttcagtttgtttttctgaaattAATATTCTACAGAATTGGTTATTTGATTTCTATCAAAACGGAGAAACCAAAAGAGAAATTGAAATTGGACTCACTCGGATAGCTGCTGAGCTCATACTGGGAAAGAGGTTCTGTTATTTCCGTCTTGGTAGATCCTTGCTTCAGTTCCATATCTAATTTCTTGCCAGAGAGTTCATTGGGCTCCCGGTTCTCTGGCTGCTCTATGCTGTAGACCGCGCCGGACTCATCTGTGCTTCTGCTGAAAGACAGCAAGTGGAGGAAAAGAAGGTATTAATTGTCGGTTTTAATACAACAGGACATTAATGAAATACAATTGGAGAAACTTtgtcaaataaatcaaattttgGATCTTAAAACCAAATATCAGCGTCAGGACACTTTGAGGGAGGTAATGACTTAAATTACAGGCATTGGTAGCCAACTCTAGAAGCCTTTCTAGCCAATGAAACTGAGCTCCAGCTTTATCTGGCTTTCCTTAACGGTGGAAGAAAAACTATGACatgaatacaattaaacaatggAGAATAAAAGTTCAATGGAGAtggcgacccgaccccggataagcggttgaagatggatggatggatggatggagattgGTGTTCAGTCCTGTgcctctgaggagaaaccctGTGTGGGCGGTTTACGAGTAACCATAACAACCAGACTGGAAGCAAGAAACTAAAGCATAAATATACTAATCGAGGATGCTTCATTTTCAATAATACACACAGGTAAAGTATCAAGACAATTACATTGACACAATTGTTTCTACAATTCACCTCACCTTTTACAAGAAGTCCCTCCGTTCTGCCAACTGTCACtcctgttggaggaggaggagccgttGTCGGGCGTACGGGCCATCTTGCTCACTTCCAGCAGTGACGGCTCTTTCCTGTTCTGCCGTTCCACCAGAGGCCTCTGGCTGGAGAAGCTTCTCTTGCACAGTTCCCTCTTCTCGCCGGAGCCGGGCTCACTATGGCCAGACTCCGAGGGAATGTCACCGTGACTCGGGCCGCCGGCCACACCGCCGCCTCGCTTCTCTCGCCAGTCAAAGTCGCTGTTCTCGGATCCGGTCTCCCACTCCTCCGGCTGACCATGCTGGGCGGGCCGCAGGCCGGAGTAGTGTCCGGTGGGCCAGTTGTCCTCCCCGCTGCCTTTGGGGCGGCCAGGCCAGGGGTTAGCAAAGTCCCCGTTTACGTACTCCTCGCTCGTCCACTGGTTGTAGCCCGGCTCGCGGTCTTGTTGGAGACGACGGAAGCGCGGCGGCTTGTCCTGACGGGGCGGACGGCGCCTCCGTATCAGCTGCCTGTCGGGGTTATCGTTGTCAAAGTAGAACTCTCCCTCGCCGGCCTCTGTGCCATTTTCCGTGAAGGAGCCGGGGAATTTGGGCGGGTACTTGAGAGCCTCGCGCTCGACCGGGGGTTGGCGGGAGTAAGTAGGCTCCCCGCCAGGACAGTAACCATTTTCTTGCATGGAGCCACCTGCCCCAGTGAACTGGGGCCCGCGGCCCCTCCATGTAGAAATGTCCCTGGGTCCTCCAAAGCCGCGACTGTAGCTTGCAGTGGTGTTCAGCCTGGGAGGCAGCACACGACCTCCGAAACCCCTGCCAGCCTTGGCCTTTTCTCTGGAGTCCTGGGCCGCCTGTTCGTCTGCGTACACCTTGTTGGATCTCCATGAGTCTCTATCAGCCTTGCGGACTTCTGCGGACTCGGCGTAACCGTCGCCATTCTCAGACCCCTTCTCGCGGCGCCTCTTGGGCAGCTCCTCGTACTCGGAGGCTTCGCTTAAGGTCTCACTGACATTGCGCCTACGGGGCTTGCCTCTCTGGAACTCCTCCACCGCGACGAGGTCCCTGGTTGCTCGGCCCCTGCCGGTCCGCTGCGTcccgctgctgttgttgttggggtTGTTGTTAGTGTAAGCCCCCCGGAGGTTGTCTCCAACTCGGCCTCCGCGGGGGCCGCCTCTCGAGCTGAATTCCCTAAAACCCCGACTGCGGCCTCTCCCCGTTCCCCTGACCGCGCCAAAGGCCTGCTCTTCATCGATAAAGATCCAGTTATTGCGCCGCGGCGCCTGGGGCTCCCGGATTTCTTGGCTCTCTCTAGGCGACTGGTTCTGGCCGCTGTCCCATGGGCTCTCTTTGGGAGCGTCATCACTGTGGGTGCTCAGGGGCCGAGGGTCCATCTTGGTGGGACCTGGCGACTGACGCTGCCTCTCTTCGGGATGTTTGTCAATAACGGGTGACACGGAGCGCCTGTTGCTGGCAGGCTGGTTATCTTTCTTCAAGTCGTAGACGTTGGTAAGGACTTCTTTCTCCAAGCGGTAAGGGACGGGCTTCTCCTCTGGCTCGGGTTTCGGCTTCTCGTTTTCTTTGTCTTCGACCTTAAGGGCCTTGAGTACTGGCTTCTTGATGGGTCCCGTTCTGCGAGTCAAGGTGCGCCCACTGCTCTCAGATGGCTGGCTGACACTACCGCTGGAACTGGAACTGGGCTCGGCCCACTGGCTTTGGACATTCAGTCCTCCATCTTGTTTCTGGCCTCCATCTCTTTTCCAATTGTCCTTTGAGGCCTCTCCGGTCTCGTCGTGAGACTCACCGCCGTCTTTCTGATGCTTGACCCGGGTGTCTTGTTTCGGGTAATCACTATCGGCTTGATTGAAGGAGTGGTTCTGAGCAGTGGACAGCAGGCCTTGGTCGTGGTGTTGGTGTTCTCTGTCGGGGCCGCGGCTCTGGTAAACATGATGGGGGATGTCATCGCGGGGGTGGGTTAAGCACTCACTGGCCCTCTCTTCATAGGAGTCGTGTTGGGGGCCGCCCTTATCACTTCTGTGGGGAAGaaatgatacaaaaaaaaaagatttcacatTGTAATAAAGGTGTTGTGAGGGCAGATCCAAAGAGAGAATGCCTCAGAGTAAGAACTGCAAAATTCACAGGctctaatattttaaaaacagtaaCGGACCTGTCATCTAGCTGCCCACTGTCCAAGCTTTCGTGCGGTCTCTGGTAAGGTGGAGTGAAGCTGCGCAGGGGGTAGCCATCTTGGTTCCAAATAGGGTAAGGCTCGGTGGAAGGTGCTCTCCTCTCCTGGAGCAGGTTTGAGTGGCATCCCTCATCGGAACCAGGGCTGTTCAGGTGGTCTTGATGGATCATGGGTTTCATCATTCCTGCTGAAATAATCAGTGTTTgtatttcacacattttttccatgatgaaaaaaaaaataatcaaaaagaaaacagtgtgATAACAGTGAAAGCATCTGCTCCTTTTGGTGAGTTATTACTCACCTGAAGAGTGGACAGCCCCGGAGTAGTAGTCCACAGGAGAGCGTCCTTGGGTCATACGGGGATCCATGAAAGGAGGCATCATCATCCAGCGGGGGTCGAACCCGAGAACATGTGGGGGATAGTAGCCTCGCTGGCTGTGGCTTGAGCCGGATGTGGCCGGGTGAGCAGACTGCTGCCAGTGCTGCATTTTGTATACTTGTtcctgtagaataaatacaacaaataaaaatgttgtataCAAAAGCCACGGCCCTGGCTCCGTTTAAAAAAGCATTCTAACGTTCAGCTAAAGCTACTGTGATACTTCAGAGTAAGCCATGTCAAAAATATATCATCTATTGTCCAGTCATAGCTGGAAAGGTTCCGTTTTATTAATGTGTCCCAGTAAGCGATGGCAGTGGGAGAGCGATCCAGAGCATTTAAATAGAGTTCATCCATCAACTGTGACTCTGGATGCTCAACCAACTGCAATGCAAACGGAAAAGTGGAAATGTTGCACACATTGAAAATCGGAGGCATCTGCATTTACAAAGTGCATTTCCTGCTCTTTATATAACGATAGCACCCGTCACAAGGCTGTTTGCATGTGGCGACATGCTTCCATGAACTCTTGAGAGCCCTCTTCTCACAAGGCAGTTGCTAATAGATGACACATTACTCTGGGATTAAGAATGTATATGTCAAAAGGTGCATCAGCCGGtgctcacctgctgctgctgctgctgctgctgctgctgctgctgctgctgcggcggcggcggctggggCGGCGGCtggggcggctgctgctgctgctgctgaggctgcagTTGCTTTTGAAAGCGGGGTGGGACAGGTTTGGAGGGATGACGTCCGCTGTAGTCTCCGGAGGGGGATGAGGGCTCCGGGCAATCATCCTCAATGACACGGTAGTTAGAGAAAGCGGGTTCATCGCGGTAACTGTGGCCGGGAGAGGTGTCTTGGGGACACTCGCTTCCATCTAGAAATCATTTGACCACGAAACATGCTTAGCATCGACCAGTCTGAGCTGCAATAAGTTGGTAAATGTACACTCCTCCAAGTATTTT comes from the Gasterosteus aculeatus chromosome 14, fGasAcu3.hap1.1, whole genome shotgun sequence genome and includes:
- the prrc2b gene encoding protein PRRC2B isoform X7; the protein is MSDRLGQITKSKDGKSKYSSLSLFDKYKGKSIENQKNAVVPRHGLQSLGKVAAARRMPPPAHLPSLKSENKGNDPNVIIVPKDGTGWANKQEQPDQKSSIASIPQLPELQPQLASQKSVSNLQKPSPVANQENTNTGGPKQWAQLNGKAVEQDGLRALNRLQPFSHEEFPTLKAAGEQDRAGKERSGFDPSYGPGPSLRPQNVTSWREGGGRNLQPSSLTLGSPADPEGKLPALGENGSPPASSHPPSATGTTSSSVVTAQSPVLDPKELSLRPAQPVRRTTVPTALQYQLHHTSNAVYHDMLPAFMCSKDTREAPGTDHVPATVAAPARFDSKPTFKQTYAKPELVNGDVRRENRFVRASTRPSSQPIRRPGERPQRPAIINPEDLKDLDELDHDCEDGWAGLHEEVDYGEKLQFSDDEDDHSGDKKRQWTEWERENLISAEVPYPQEGTEESYSYQPHHHEQPRKTNSRYLSTDTPALQTNQGEPLADQEERQSQAPARAKYVSPELLEAVERARRRREEEERRAREERLAACAEKLKKLDEKFGKIERQTSRTEEGQKEGENKEVPLSPDREQIKGHNENWQYSIKDGSECPQDTSPGHSYRDEPAFSNYRVIEDDCPEPSSPSGDYSGRHPSKPVPPRFQKQLQPQQQQQQPPQPPPQPPPPQQQQQQQQQQQQQQEQVYKMQHWQQSAHPATSGSSHSQRGYYPPHVLGFDPRWMMMPPFMDPRMTQGRSPVDYYSGAVHSSAGMMKPMIHQDHLNSPGSDEGCHSNLLQERRAPSTEPYPIWNQDGYPLRSFTPPYQRPHESLDSGQLDDRSDKGGPQHDSYEERASECLTHPRDDIPHHVYQSRGPDREHQHHDQGLLSTAQNHSFNQADSDYPKQDTRVKHQKDGGESHDETGEASKDNWKRDGGQKQDGGLNVQSQWAEPSSSSSGSVSQPSESSGRTLTRRTGPIKKPVLKALKVEDKENEKPKPEPEEKPVPYRLEKEVLTNVYDLKKDNQPASNRRSVSPVIDKHPEERQRQSPGPTKMDPRPLSTHSDDAPKESPWDSGQNQSPRESQEIREPQAPRRNNWIFIDEEQAFGAVRGTGRGRSRGFREFSSRGGPRGGRVGDNLRGAYTNNNPNNNSSGTQRTGRGRATRDLVAVEEFQRGKPRRRNVSETLSEASEYEELPKRRREKGSENGDGYAESAEVRKADRDSWRSNKVYADEQAAQDSREKAKAGRGFGGRVLPPRLNTTASYSRGFGGPRDISTWRGRGPQFTGAGGSMQENGYCPGGEPTYSRQPPVEREALKYPPKFPGSFTENGTEAGEGEFYFDNDNPDRQLIRRRRPPRQDKPPRFRRLQQDREPGYNQWTSEEYVNGDFANPWPGRPKGSGEDNWPTGHYSGLRPAQHGQPEEWETGSENSDFDWREKRGGGVAGGPSHGDIPSESGHSEPGSGEKRELCKRSFSSQRPLVERQNRKEPSLLEVSKMARTPDNGSSSSNRSDSWQNGGTSCKSRSTDESGAVYSIEQPENREPNELSGKKLDMELKQGSTKTEITEPLSQYELSSYPIEGDSGPVSNPDGYQDALVKKQRRPQEDDRRRKEQGSAVPLKNRTIASKIPPRFAKKQGSMSIEQPEEGLSSNNLGTEIWETNSSALSVQSSGGDSWTKQVSYTGSEPNSEDSDAGLEQTKEQHKPGPIGNERSLKHRKGPERVDRLEGDPIAPVNGVDLHVDTVLPGPPIEFGVSAKDSDFSLPPGSAPVAVSNPVNKLQEALSTNTALNQSITMLRSTHLQPGINLNPISFPSADLTLKMESARKAWENSQSLPEQGSPGGISSGAQPACSVGSSSGVSYSSFGGVSMPPMPVASVAPSMSMQGNHIPPLYLDGHVFPSQPRLVPPNMTQQQTYQQAAAAQQIPISLHTSLQAQAQLGLRGGLPVSQSQEMFNSIPPFRSQVYMHPNLSQPSPMVLSGGAPLKGPYSAFPGMQPSDMVKSQSGSHYQPMNGSQQLVYDSQMNQGPGMGSSQLMDSQLIQVTMPLPGSQLRYGSAQQHLILPQSIQLQQGQNLSVGGPRRMMPPGSQPGVMTGGREGSQMEMKGFQFSDKPNHSPGMSGGSYRPGSASPSGKPSGPGGQMTHFQQVMHMRPPPNGPFPNPIQRPVMQVNKPVIIRPPPYPNPGRDLSHSTPPSVPDPSKGPEDGMKVSHPL
- the prrc2b gene encoding protein PRRC2B isoform X10, translated to MSDRLGQITKSKDGKSKYSSLSLFDKYKGKSIENQKNAVVPRHGLQSLGKVAAARRMPPPAHLPSLKSENKGNDPNVIIVPKDGTGWANKQEQPDQKSSIASIPQLPELQPQLASQKSVSNLQKPSPVANQENTNTGGPKQWAQLNGKAVEQDGLRALNRLQPFSHEEFPTLKAAGEQDRAGKERSGFDPSYGPGPSLRPQNVTSWREGGGRNLQPSSLTLGSPADPEGKLPALGENGSPPASSHPPSATGTTSSSVVTAQSPVLDPKELSLRPAQPVRRTTVPTALQYQLHHTSNAVYHDMLPAFMCSKDTREAPGTDHVPATVAAPARFDSKPTFKQTYAKPELVNGDVRRENRFVRASTRPSSQPIRRPGERPQRPAIINPEDLKDLDELDHDCEDGWAGLHEEVDYGEKLQFSDDEDDHSGDKKRQWTEWERENLISAEVPYPQEGTEESYSYQPHHHEQPRKTNSRYLSTDTPALQTNQGEPLADQEERQSQAPARAKYVSPELLEAVERARRRREEEERRAREERLAACAEKLKKLDEKFGKIERQTSRTEEGQKEGENKEVPLSPDREQIKGHNENWQYSIKDGSECPQDTSPGHSYRDEPAFSNYRVIEDDCPEPSSPSGDYSGRHPSKPVPPRFQKQLQPQQQQQQPPQPPPQPPPPQQQQQQQQQQQQQQEQVYKMQHWQQSAHPATSGSSHSQRGYYPPHVLGFDPRWMMMPPFMDPRMTQGRSPVDYYSGAVHSSGMMKPMIHQDHLNSPGSDEGCHSNLLQERRAPSTEPYPIWNQDGYPLRSFTPPYQRPHESLDSGQLDDRSDKGGPQHDSYEERASECLTHPRDDIPHHVYQSRGPDREHQHHDQGLLSTAQNHSFNQADSDYPKQDTRVKHQKDGGESHDETGEASKDNWKRDGGQKQDGGLNVQSQWAEPSSSSSGSVSQPSESSGRTLTRRTGPIKKPVLKALKVEDKENEKPKPEPEEKPVPYRLEKEVLTNVYDLKKDNQPASNRRSVSPVIDKHPEERQRQSPGPTKMDPRPLSTHSDDAPKESPWDSGQNQSPRESQEIREPQAPRRNNWIFIDEEQAFGAVRGTGRGRSRGFREFSSRGGPRGGRVGDNLRGAYTNNNPNNNSSGTQRTGRGRATRDLVAVEEFQRGKPRRRNVSETLSEASEYEELPKRRREKGSENGDGYAESAEVRKADRDSWRSNKVYADEQAAQDSREKAKAGRGFGGRVLPPRLNTTASYSRGFGGPRDISTWRGRGPQFTGAGGSMQENGYCPGGEPTYSRQPPVEREALKYPPKFPGSFTENGTEAGEGEFYFDNDNPDRQLIRRRRPPRQDKPPRFRRLQQDREPGYNQWTSEEYVNGDFANPWPGRPKGSGEDNWPTGHYSGLRPAQHGQPEEWETGSENSDFDWREKRGGGVAGGPSHGDIPSESGHSEPGSGEKRELCKRSFSSQRPLVERQNRKEPSLLEVSKMARTPDNGSSSSNRSDSWQNGGTSCKRSTDESGAVYSIEQPENREPNELSGKKLDMELKQGSTKTEITEPLSQYELSSYPIEGDSGPVSNPDGYQDALVKKQRRPQEDDRRRKEQGSAVPLKNRTIASKIPPRFAKKQGSMSIEQPEEGLSSNNLGTEIWETNSSALSVQSSGGDSWTKQVSYTGSEPNSEDSDAGLEQTKEQHKPGPIGNERSLKHRKGPERVDRLEGDPIAPVNGVDLHVDTVLPGPPIEFGVSAKDSDFSLPPGSAPVAVSNPVNKLQEALSTNTALNQSITMLRSTHLQPGINLNPISFPSADLTLKMESARKAWENSQSLPEQGSPGGISSGAQPACSVGSSSGVSYSSFGGVSMPPMPVASVAPSMSMQGNHIPPLYLDGHVFPSQPRLVPPNMTQQQTYQQAAAAQQIPISLHTSLQAQAQLGLRGGLPVSQSQEMFNSIPPFRSQVYMHPNLSQPSPMVLSGGAPLKGPYSAFPGMQPSDMVKSQSGSHYQPMNGSQQLVYDSQMNQGPGMGSSQLMDSQLIQVTMPLPGSQLRYGSAQQHLILPQSIQLQQGQNLSVGGPRRMMPPGSQPGVMTGGREGSQMEMKGFQFSDKPNHSPGMSGGSYRPGSASPSGKPSGPGGQMTHFQQVMHMRPPPNGPFPNPIQRPVMQVNKPVIIRPPPYPNPGRDLSHSTPPSVPDPSKGPEDGMKVSHPL